Proteins encoded in a region of the Methylosinus trichosporium OB3b genome:
- a CDS encoding alginate lyase family protein, with translation MLKHLLREMAFARHVPIARMLARLRLSARRRLAGFRPRVARGPAPLARAQPPQPLFAPRATGVRREGDDLVFRLIARDARMTGGRVDWRAGGDQLRRMTLHYMNYLEGLDDATAADIVAQWLDSCDSPAPGAWRDAWSSYTLSLRAVVLLQELARRETLEPELRRRIEASVARQIAFLERHLETDIGGNHLIKNVKALLWAAASFEGAAAARWRARGLRLLNVELERQILADGAHYERSPSYHCQVFADLLECRAALGADPLHGRLDAALSRLAQATADLAHPDGAVAQFNDSGLSMAYAPRLCLDAYARLFGVAPSPRRVFALPPAGFFGARHGGDYVIVDCGRIGPDDLPAHAHGDILSFELSVASSRIIVDQGVYEYVEGERRRRSRAAASHNTLALDGADMADFYGAFRCGRRPDVTLRRYEPRDDGFLLEGAHDGYAHLPGRPIHIRRFDVSPGAVTIEDRLQGFTERASRIGFLLHPDVAVANDGDVLRLLRDDARVEMTASAPLIIEDAAWWPDMGVEQMTRRIVVTPAQGADSRVELRFSAGIGTPS, from the coding sequence ATGCTGAAGCATCTGCTGCGCGAGATGGCGTTCGCTCGCCATGTGCCGATCGCGCGCATGCTCGCACGCCTGCGGCTGTCGGCGCGCCGACGCCTCGCCGGCTTTCGCCCGCGCGTCGCGCGCGGCCCGGCGCCGCTCGCGCGCGCGCAGCCGCCGCAGCCGCTGTTCGCCCCGCGCGCGACTGGCGTGCGGCGCGAGGGCGACGATCTCGTCTTCCGCCTGATCGCACGCGATGCGCGCATGACCGGCGGGCGCGTCGACTGGCGCGCCGGCGGCGATCAGCTCCGGCGCATGACGCTGCATTACATGAACTATCTCGAAGGTCTCGACGACGCGACCGCAGCGGATATCGTCGCGCAATGGCTCGACTCCTGCGACTCCCCTGCCCCGGGCGCGTGGCGCGACGCCTGGAGCAGTTACACGCTGTCGCTGCGCGCCGTCGTGCTGCTGCAGGAGCTGGCGCGGCGCGAGACGCTCGAGCCGGAGCTGCGTCGGCGCATCGAGGCGAGCGTGGCGCGGCAAATCGCTTTTCTCGAGCGTCATCTCGAGACCGACATCGGCGGCAATCACCTCATCAAGAATGTAAAGGCGCTGCTGTGGGCCGCCGCCTCTTTCGAGGGCGCGGCGGCGGCGCGCTGGCGTGCGCGCGGCCTGCGTCTGCTGAATGTCGAGCTCGAGCGGCAGATTCTCGCCGACGGCGCGCATTACGAGCGCTCGCCTTCCTATCACTGCCAAGTGTTCGCCGATCTTCTCGAATGCCGCGCCGCGCTCGGCGCCGATCCTCTTCATGGCCGGCTCGACGCGGCGCTGTCGCGGCTCGCGCAGGCGACCGCCGATCTCGCCCATCCCGACGGCGCCGTGGCGCAATTCAACGACAGCGGCCTTTCCATGGCCTATGCGCCTCGCCTCTGTCTCGACGCCTATGCGCGCCTCTTCGGCGTTGCGCCGTCGCCGCGGCGCGTCTTCGCGCTTCCTCCAGCCGGGTTCTTCGGCGCGCGCCACGGCGGCGACTATGTGATCGTGGACTGCGGACGCATCGGGCCGGACGATCTGCCGGCGCATGCGCATGGCGACATTCTCTCGTTCGAATTATCGGTCGCCAGCAGCCGCATCATCGTCGATCAGGGCGTCTACGAATATGTCGAAGGCGAGCGCCGCCGCCGCTCGCGCGCCGCCGCGAGCCACAACACGCTGGCGCTCGACGGCGCCGACATGGCCGATTTCTACGGCGCTTTTCGCTGCGGCCGCCGTCCCGATGTGACGCTGCGCCGCTACGAGCCGCGCGACGACGGCTTCCTGCTCGAGGGCGCGCATGACGGCTATGCGCATCTTCCCGGCCGTCCCATCCACATCCGCCGCTTCGACGTCTCCCCCGGCGCCGTCACGATCGAGGATCGCTTGCAGGGATTCACGGAGCGCGCGTCGCGCATCGGCTTTCTGCTGCATCCCGACGTCGCCGTCGCGAACGATGGAGACGTCTTGCGGCTCTTGCGCGATGACGCTCGCGTCGAGATGACGGCGTCGGCGCCGCTCATCATCGAGGACGCGGCGTGGTGGCCGGACATGGGCGTCGAGCAGATGACGCGGCGCATCGTCGTCACGCCGGCGCAGGGCGCGGACAGCCGCGTCGAGCTGCGCTTTTCAGCGGGAATTGGAACGCCATCGTGA
- a CDS encoding glycosyltransferase family 4 protein — translation MRILMLSHYYAPEVNAPASRTSEHSRAWARAGHRVTVVTCAPNHPRGKIYPGYRNWLFQREVIDGVEVVRLWTLLNANEGFLLRTLSYLSFLVAATAAAPFLPRPDVIVSTSPQFFCGLAGRVLRAVKRCPWVLEIRDLWPESIVSVGAMRKGLAIRFLEALEASAYRRADGVVVVADSFVEHVAERRRRREAIHVIKNGVDLDLFQPGDGAEIRARFDLGDRIVAAYVGTHGMAHGLDTLLDAAALLRDDPRIGFLLVGDGAERARLVERAREMRLDNVRIVGQLPKRDMPAVWSATDVSLILLRRTETFTKVLPSKMFEAMAMARPIALGVEGEAAALLAEAGAGLAVEPENAPALAAAVRRLAEDAALRARLGAAGAEHVRRHYDRAALALRYIDVLESAVAARRGADGARAAVLAPRC, via the coding sequence ATGCGCATTCTCATGCTCAGCCATTATTACGCGCCCGAGGTCAATGCGCCGGCCTCGCGCACAAGCGAGCACAGCCGCGCCTGGGCGCGCGCCGGCCATCGGGTGACGGTCGTCACCTGCGCGCCCAATCATCCGCGCGGCAAAATCTATCCCGGCTATCGCAACTGGCTGTTTCAGCGTGAAGTCATCGACGGCGTCGAGGTCGTGCGGCTGTGGACGCTGCTCAACGCAAACGAAGGCTTTCTGCTGCGCACGCTGAGCTATCTCTCCTTCCTCGTCGCCGCGACCGCCGCGGCGCCCTTCCTGCCGCGGCCGGACGTCATCGTCTCCACCTCGCCGCAATTCTTCTGCGGACTCGCCGGCCGCGTTCTGCGCGCGGTGAAGCGATGTCCCTGGGTGCTCGAGATTCGCGATCTGTGGCCGGAGAGCATCGTCAGCGTCGGCGCCATGCGCAAGGGCCTCGCCATCCGCTTCCTCGAGGCGCTCGAGGCCAGCGCCTATCGGCGCGCCGACGGCGTCGTAGTCGTCGCCGATTCTTTCGTCGAGCATGTGGCCGAGCGGCGCCGGCGGCGCGAGGCGATCCATGTGATCAAGAATGGCGTCGATCTCGATCTGTTCCAGCCCGGCGACGGCGCCGAGATCAGAGCGCGCTTCGATCTCGGCGACCGCATCGTCGCCGCCTATGTCGGCACGCATGGCATGGCGCATGGGCTCGACACGCTGCTCGACGCCGCGGCGCTGCTGCGCGATGATCCGCGCATCGGCTTTCTGCTCGTCGGCGACGGCGCCGAGCGCGCGCGGCTGGTGGAGCGGGCGCGCGAGATGCGGCTCGACAATGTCCGCATCGTCGGTCAATTGCCGAAGCGCGACATGCCGGCGGTGTGGAGCGCCACCGATGTGAGCCTCATTCTGCTGCGCAGAACCGAAACCTTCACCAAGGTGCTGCCGTCCAAGATGTTCGAGGCGATGGCGATGGCGCGGCCGATCGCGCTCGGCGTCGAGGGCGAGGCCGCGGCGCTGCTGGCGGAGGCCGGCGCCGGCCTCGCCGTCGAGCCGGAGAATGCGCCAGCGCTCGCCGCCGCCGTTCGCCGCCTCGCCGAAGATGCGGCGCTGCGCGCGCGTCTCGGCGCCGCCGGCGCCGAGCATGTGCGCCGGCACTACGACCGCGCGGCGCTGGCTCTGCGCTATATCGACGTGCTGGAGAGCGCGGTCGCCGCCCGCCGTGGTGCAGACGGCGCGCGCGCGGCCGTGCTCGCGCCGCGATGCTGA
- the wecB gene encoding non-hydrolyzing UDP-N-acetylglucosamine 2-epimerase produces the protein MFGPDWRVDCVVGARPNFVKIAPILRALAAEGRFTSRLLHTGQHFDVAMNAVFFEELQIPRPDINLEVGAKAGVEQTAAIMLGLEAALRERRPHLLLVVGDVNSTLAASIVAAQLRIPLAHVEAGLRSGDRSMPEEINRLVTDRLADLLLVTERRARDNLLAEGVAPERILLVGNVMIDSLHFALRRAVPAARTLAAHGWENRARFGLVTLHRPANVDDPETLAPLVAALARIARELPLFFPAHPRTQAALARCGLDLTQLRDRLLIAPPVSYLEAVGLMREAQLVITDSGGVQEETTALGVPCLTFRDNTERPITIEQGSNTLVGTDPATLERVALAALRDGGKRGRVPELWDGRAAPRIAAALGDFLAGMDRPKAKAS, from the coding sequence ATGTTCGGCCCGGATTGGCGAGTGGACTGCGTTGTCGGCGCGCGTCCCAATTTCGTGAAGATCGCACCGATCCTGCGCGCGCTCGCGGCGGAGGGCCGCTTCACCTCGCGTCTGCTGCACACCGGCCAGCATTTCGACGTCGCGATGAACGCCGTTTTCTTCGAGGAGCTGCAAATCCCGCGGCCCGACATCAATCTCGAGGTCGGAGCCAAGGCCGGAGTCGAGCAGACCGCGGCGATCATGCTGGGGCTCGAGGCGGCGCTGCGCGAGAGGCGCCCGCATCTGCTTCTCGTCGTCGGAGATGTGAACTCCACTCTCGCGGCGTCCATCGTCGCCGCGCAGCTGCGCATTCCGCTCGCCCATGTCGAAGCGGGACTGCGCAGCGGCGACCGCTCCATGCCAGAGGAGATCAACCGCCTCGTCACCGATCGCCTCGCCGATCTCCTGCTCGTCACCGAGCGCCGCGCGCGCGATAATCTCCTCGCCGAGGGCGTCGCGCCCGAGCGCATCCTGCTCGTCGGCAATGTGATGATCGATTCCCTGCATTTCGCGCTTCGGCGCGCGGTCCCCGCGGCGCGGACGCTCGCCGCGCACGGGTGGGAAAATCGGGCGCGCTTCGGCCTCGTCACGCTGCACCGTCCCGCCAATGTCGACGATCCCGAGACGCTCGCGCCGCTCGTCGCCGCGCTGGCGCGCATCGCGCGCGAGCTGCCTTTGTTCTTTCCCGCGCATCCGCGCACGCAGGCGGCGCTCGCGCGCTGCGGGCTCGATCTTACGCAGCTGCGCGACCGGCTGCTCATCGCCCCGCCGGTCTCCTATCTAGAGGCGGTCGGCCTGATGCGCGAGGCGCAACTCGTCATCACCGATTCCGGCGGCGTGCAGGAGGAGACGACGGCGCTCGGCGTTCCCTGTCTCACCTTCCGCGACAACACCGAGCGTCCGATCACGATCGAGCAGGGCTCGAACACTCTCGTCGGAACCGATCCCGCGACGCTCGAGCGCGTCGCGCTCGCGGCTCTGCGCGACGGCGGCAAGCGCGGGCGCGTTCCCGAATTGTGGGACGGGCGGGCGGCGCCGCGCATCGCCGCCGCGCTCGGCGATTTTCTCGCCGGCATGGATCGACCGAAGGCGAAAGCGAGCTAG
- a CDS encoding glycosyltransferase family 4 protein yields the protein MSLRKTRIVVVNTHPIQYFAPLYAYLSATPDIEITALYLSDFSLRGAVDRGFGRRVAWDVDLLAGYRHVFVGRRWREIEPFGLRATFVPEVFAAVRRGGFDAVWVNGHVVAANFLAMAAARLAGLPILMRCETHLGLASPPPKRFVRRPLLSAYFSLCDAFLAIGSANRDFYLAMGAPAEKIALVPYAIDNDRFLRDARLSPQARVAARSRYGFREGRPVVLYVSKLQRRKHPDDLLRAAGMLAAEGLDFDLAIAGSGEMEGDLRKMAGALGLANVVFPGFVNQSEMPTLLGAADIFALPAEAEPWGLVVNEAMCAGLPIVVSRELGCAPDLLREGENGFGFPAGDFGALADALRPLIVDAGLRAAMSRASLEIISDWDFAHCLAGLRETLALLPRREARR from the coding sequence GTGAGCCTGCGCAAGACCCGCATCGTCGTCGTCAACACGCATCCTATTCAGTATTTCGCGCCGCTCTATGCCTATCTGAGCGCGACGCCGGACATAGAGATCACAGCGCTCTATCTCTCCGACTTCAGCCTGCGCGGTGCCGTCGACCGCGGCTTCGGTCGAAGGGTCGCCTGGGACGTCGATCTTCTCGCCGGCTATCGGCATGTGTTCGTCGGCCGCCGCTGGCGCGAGATCGAGCCGTTCGGGTTGCGCGCCACTTTCGTGCCGGAAGTGTTCGCGGCGGTGCGGCGCGGCGGCTTCGATGCGGTCTGGGTCAACGGCCATGTGGTGGCCGCCAATTTCCTCGCCATGGCGGCGGCGCGCCTTGCGGGCCTCCCCATTCTGATGCGCTGCGAGACGCATCTCGGCCTCGCGTCGCCACCGCCGAAGCGATTCGTGCGGCGGCCGCTGCTCTCTGCTTATTTCTCGCTCTGCGACGCTTTTCTCGCCATCGGCTCGGCCAATCGGGATTTCTATCTCGCCATGGGCGCGCCCGCGGAGAAGATCGCTCTGGTTCCCTATGCGATCGACAACGATCGCTTCCTGCGCGACGCGCGCCTCTCGCCGCAGGCGCGCGTCGCGGCGCGGAGCCGCTATGGCTTTCGCGAGGGCCGTCCGGTCGTGCTCTATGTATCGAAGCTGCAGCGGCGCAAGCATCCGGACGATCTTTTGCGCGCGGCTGGCATGCTCGCTGCGGAAGGGCTCGACTTCGATTTGGCGATCGCCGGCAGCGGCGAGATGGAGGGCGACCTGAGAAAGATGGCCGGCGCGCTCGGGCTCGCCAATGTGGTCTTTCCGGGCTTCGTCAATCAGAGCGAGATGCCGACGCTGCTCGGCGCCGCCGATATTTTCGCGCTGCCGGCCGAGGCCGAGCCCTGGGGCCTCGTCGTCAATGAGGCGATGTGCGCCGGCCTGCCGATCGTCGTCTCGCGCGAGCTCGGCTGCGCGCCGGACCTGCTGCGCGAGGGCGAGAACGGCTTCGGCTTTCCGGCGGGCGACTTCGGCGCCCTCGCGGATGCGCTGCGCCCGCTCATCGTCGATGCGGGGCTGCGCGCCGCCATGTCGCGCGCGAGCCTCGAGATCATCTCGGATTGGGATTTCGCCCATTGCCTCGCCGGGCTGCGCGAGACGCTCGCGCTTCTGCCGCGGCGGGAGGCGCGGCGATGA
- a CDS encoding CgeB family protein — MREDGALRILCCCSTWQGATDYGWLRAFRRAGHSVLNVPDAEFFPAGWRNPALRLLRRATAPLLLADYQRALIAAARALRPDLFFVFKGTFVAPQAVEAIRRLGAVAINVYPDVSFTVHGRLIPKTLPLYDWVFTTKSYGVADLARELGVTRASFLPHGFDPETHAPVALDETDAQFYTCDAIFVGTWSPKKEALLRRVKERLPGLALKIWGEGWRRSALAGSAECCTVIGREYAKAITGAKINIAMLAHRMGEASSGDLTTTRSFEIPATGGFMLHERTSEAQSYFAEGSDCAMFADGDELAEKIAHYLAHPEERLAIARSGHARCLADGHSIDDRARIVVAKARALVGARSEGTE; from the coding sequence ATGAGAGAGGACGGCGCGCTGCGCATTTTGTGCTGCTGCAGCACCTGGCAGGGGGCGACCGATTACGGTTGGCTGCGCGCCTTCCGCCGCGCCGGCCACAGCGTGCTCAATGTCCCGGACGCCGAGTTTTTTCCGGCTGGATGGCGCAATCCGGCGCTGCGGCTGCTGCGGCGGGCGACGGCGCCGCTGCTGCTCGCCGATTATCAGCGCGCGCTGATCGCGGCGGCGCGGGCGCTGCGGCCCGATCTCTTCTTCGTCTTCAAGGGGACTTTCGTCGCGCCGCAGGCCGTCGAGGCCATCCGGCGTCTCGGCGCCGTGGCGATCAATGTCTATCCGGATGTGAGCTTCACGGTCCATGGCCGGCTGATTCCGAAGACGCTGCCGCTCTATGATTGGGTCTTCACCACGAAATCCTATGGCGTCGCCGATCTCGCGCGCGAGCTCGGCGTCACCCGCGCGTCCTTTCTGCCGCATGGGTTCGATCCGGAGACTCATGCGCCCGTGGCGCTCGATGAGACCGATGCGCAGTTTTATACATGCGACGCGATCTTCGTCGGCACGTGGTCGCCGAAAAAGGAGGCGCTGCTGCGCCGCGTGAAGGAACGATTGCCCGGGCTCGCGTTGAAGATCTGGGGCGAGGGTTGGCGACGCTCGGCGCTCGCCGGCTCCGCCGAGTGTTGCACCGTGATCGGACGCGAATACGCCAAGGCGATCACGGGAGCGAAGATCAACATCGCAATGCTGGCGCACAGAATGGGCGAAGCCTCTTCCGGCGACCTCACGACGACGCGCAGCTTCGAGATTCCGGCGACGGGAGGATTCATGCTGCATGAGCGCACCAGCGAGGCGCAGAGCTATTTCGCGGAAGGGAGCGATTGCGCCATGTTCGCGGATGGCGACGAGCTCGCCGAGAAGATCGCCCATTATCTCGCTCATCCAGAGGAGCGTCTGGCGATCGCGCGCTCCGGCCATGCCCGCTGCCTCGCCGACGGCCATTCGATCGACGACCGCGCGCGCATCGTGGTGGCGAAGGCGCGCGCGCTCGTCGGCGCGAGAAGCGAGGGGACGGAATGA
- a CDS encoding FkbM family methyltransferase, giving the protein MTRVGDLARRWPPLRRLAWRAGRRLYCAARGEPHLNSIGVNGEAYVQECVVAALAPGETLTAFDIGAYHGEWSLSLLDSLRAAGRVDARLRAFEPANGSRAHLLAALAAHPLGAFVAVDSIALSDSPGRAQFALMSEGGGSNSLSAPDGEPPCGWLEVETCDLTSFCRREGIERIHLVKCDAEGHDPLILRGAFELLREERIDILQFEYNHRWVQSRAFLKDVFALVADLPYEVARILPRGLETLPGWHFELERFFEANYLLVRRPALDWFAVRRGGFDASNVYV; this is encoded by the coding sequence ATGACGCGCGTGGGCGATCTGGCGCGGCGCTGGCCGCCGTTGCGGCGTCTCGCCTGGCGCGCGGGTCGGCGCCTCTATTGCGCCGCGCGCGGAGAGCCGCATCTCAACAGCATCGGCGTGAATGGCGAAGCCTATGTGCAGGAATGCGTGGTTGCGGCGCTGGCGCCGGGCGAGACGCTGACCGCCTTCGACATCGGCGCCTATCATGGCGAATGGTCGCTGTCGCTGCTCGACTCTCTGCGCGCCGCGGGGCGCGTCGACGCGCGGCTGCGCGCTTTCGAGCCTGCAAACGGCTCGCGCGCGCATTTGCTAGCGGCGCTCGCCGCGCACCCGCTCGGCGCGTTCGTCGCCGTCGATTCCATCGCGCTTTCCGATAGTCCGGGCCGGGCGCAATTCGCCTTGATGAGCGAGGGCGGCGGCTCCAATTCGCTGAGCGCGCCGGATGGCGAGCCGCCTTGCGGCTGGCTCGAGGTGGAGACCTGCGATCTCACATCCTTCTGCCGGCGCGAGGGGATCGAGCGCATTCATCTCGTCAAATGCGACGCCGAGGGGCATGATCCGCTGATTCTGCGCGGCGCTTTCGAGCTGCTGCGGGAGGAGCGCATCGACATCCTGCAGTTCGAATATAATCATCGCTGGGTGCAGTCGCGCGCGTTCTTGAAGGACGTGTTCGCTCTCGTCGCCGATCTTCCCTATGAGGTCGCGCGCATCCTCCCCCGCGGGCTGGAGACGCTGCCCGGCTGGCATTTCGAGCTCGAGCGCTTCTTCGAGGCCAATTATCTTCTGGTCCGTCGTCCGGCGCTCGATTGGTTCGCGGTCCGCCGCGGCGGATTCGACGCGAGCAATGTCTATGTGTGA
- a CDS encoding class I SAM-dependent methyltransferase, which translates to MCEQTPRDCAEAGYPAWKQWDRPFSVSPDEASYFAGETRDLAVAGADVLDIGFGSGAFLAWARERGARVAGLEINPVLQAAARARGVDLLPSSLAEAARENARRFDTIVAFDMFEHLDRDELAPALAASCAMLKAGGRLALRFPNGQSPFGLAAQHGDPTHRTALSKTLLDLHLSALPLDCVRYGGVYRIGGGGLRRRLGRWARGLLRDALGLALEAAYGFDIPWDPVVVLVVERRPDGER; encoded by the coding sequence ATGTGTGAGCAGACGCCGCGCGATTGCGCCGAGGCGGGCTATCCGGCCTGGAAGCAATGGGATCGCCCGTTCTCCGTCTCGCCCGACGAGGCCTCCTATTTCGCCGGCGAGACGCGCGACCTCGCCGTCGCCGGCGCCGATGTGCTCGACATCGGCTTCGGCTCCGGGGCCTTTCTCGCCTGGGCGCGCGAGCGCGGCGCGCGCGTCGCCGGGCTCGAGATCAATCCGGTTCTGCAGGCCGCCGCGCGCGCGCGCGGCGTCGATCTGCTGCCGTCCTCGCTCGCGGAGGCCGCGCGCGAAAATGCGCGACGCTTCGACACGATCGTCGCATTCGACATGTTCGAGCATTTGGATCGCGACGAGCTGGCGCCGGCACTCGCCGCATCTTGCGCGATGCTGAAGGCCGGCGGACGGCTGGCGCTGCGCTTTCCCAATGGGCAGAGCCCGTTCGGGCTCGCGGCGCAGCATGGCGATCCGACGCATCGCACAGCGCTGTCGAAGACGCTGCTCGACCTGCATCTCAGCGCCCTTCCGCTCGATTGCGTGCGCTATGGCGGCGTCTACAGGATCGGTGGCGGCGGTCTGCGGCGCCGGCTGGGGCGCTGGGCGCGGGGCCTGTTGCGCGACGCGCTGGGCTTGGCGCTCGAGGCCGCTTATGGTTTCGACATTCCCTGGGATCCGGTGGTGGTGCTGGTCGTCGAGCGTCGACCGGACGGAGAGCGCTGA
- a CDS encoding class I SAM-dependent methyltransferase has translation MSAPADAIGWHDRFGARFADRYRHSAAFRERLRIWSGLVDAHVRRGDAVLDAGCGPGALACVAAQRCAEVAALDASANMIALARQRAQTEGAANIAFHLGAIGDPQLFAGRRFDAILCSSVLEYIDDLDGALDWLAARLAPGGVLLVSMPNGRSLYRRAERIVFALTGRPRFYAFVRHVPTRSAFAQALGRHGLEMRAVEFYAAPRLLRLLVGGARGSEHIEPLLVAVAVRADGDDRRRTQEAERPRAHPRR, from the coding sequence ATGAGCGCTCCTGCGGACGCGATCGGCTGGCATGATCGCTTCGGCGCGCGCTTTGCGGACCGCTATCGCCATTCGGCGGCCTTTCGCGAGCGGCTGCGCATATGGAGCGGGCTCGTCGACGCGCATGTTCGGCGCGGCGACGCGGTTCTCGACGCGGGTTGCGGGCCCGGAGCGCTCGCCTGCGTCGCGGCGCAGCGCTGCGCCGAGGTCGCGGCGCTCGACGCCAGCGCGAATATGATCGCGCTGGCGCGCCAACGCGCGCAGACGGAGGGCGCCGCGAACATCGCCTTTCACCTCGGCGCGATCGGCGATCCGCAGCTTTTCGCCGGCCGTCGCTTCGATGCGATCCTGTGCTCCAGCGTCCTCGAATATATCGACGATCTGGACGGCGCGCTGGATTGGCTGGCGGCGCGGCTCGCACCCGGCGGCGTGCTGCTGGTCTCAATGCCCAATGGCCGCTCGCTCTATCGCCGAGCCGAGCGAATCGTCTTCGCTCTCACCGGCCGGCCGCGCTTCTACGCCTTCGTGCGTCATGTCCCCACTCGCAGCGCTTTCGCGCAGGCGCTCGGGCGCCATGGGCTCGAGATGCGAGCGGTCGAGTTCTACGCCGCTCCGAGGCTGCTGCGGCTCCTCGTGGGCGGAGCGAGAGGAAGCGAGCATATCGAGCCGCTGTTGGTGGCGGTGGCGGTTCGTGCGGATGGGGACGATCGACGCCGCACGCAGGAAGCCGAGCGCCCTCGCGCGCATCCCCGGCGGTAG
- a CDS encoding sugar transferase, translated as MGRFHLFASDLSLVALATFMALFLRDNFETTTEHVLALQPYLVVSLGAAAVIFPAFGAHRALWRFATLDDALAIVGAAVGTSIGAVAIGFSFNRLEGVPRSLPILQALLVVALLGGARLAVLSVGHARAKARLAAPSRAGDPPQKTTLVIGLGRLTDLYLRCVDELAASRVRVAGVLTENERQIGCFVRGVPVLGRPETIVETIRTLDIHGVSIGSVVVTTDFELLAPSVRDALTAIEREGRTRVERLPELLGLALYSELEDASALRPRTADADAEAALFTLNEQELAALSSRPIWRAKRAFDIGLASALLAVCAPVMALVGVAVAFDIGLPVTFWQRRPGLGGRAFELRKFRTMRPAFDSDGSRMTDDARLSGLGQLLRRTRLDELPQLLNILRGEMSFVGPRPLLPRDQPVECRGRLLVRPGLTGWAQVKGGREISIADKTALDLWYVRHASMTLDALILLQTARIVIFGERIDQRAVTGAWKELGERAARRAGAPEPALAGDAPHARRDDAA; from the coding sequence ATGGGACGATTTCACTTATTCGCAAGCGATTTGTCCCTCGTCGCGCTCGCGACCTTCATGGCGCTGTTCTTGCGGGATAATTTCGAAACCACTACGGAGCATGTCCTGGCGCTCCAGCCCTATCTCGTCGTCAGCCTCGGCGCCGCCGCCGTCATCTTCCCCGCCTTCGGCGCCCATCGCGCGCTCTGGCGCTTCGCCACTCTCGACGACGCGCTCGCCATCGTCGGCGCGGCGGTCGGCACGTCGATCGGCGCGGTGGCGATCGGATTCAGCTTCAATCGGCTCGAGGGCGTGCCGCGCTCGCTGCCGATCTTGCAGGCGCTGCTCGTCGTCGCTCTGCTCGGCGGCGCGCGGCTCGCCGTGCTCAGCGTCGGACATGCGCGCGCGAAGGCGCGCCTCGCCGCGCCTTCGCGCGCCGGCGACCCGCCACAGAAGACGACCCTCGTCATCGGCCTCGGACGTCTGACCGATCTCTATCTGCGATGCGTCGACGAGCTCGCCGCGAGCCGAGTGCGCGTCGCCGGCGTCCTCACCGAGAACGAGCGGCAGATCGGCTGCTTCGTGCGCGGCGTGCCGGTGCTCGGCCGGCCCGAGACCATCGTCGAGACGATTCGCACGCTCGACATTCACGGCGTCAGCATCGGCAGCGTCGTCGTGACGACCGATTTCGAGCTTCTCGCGCCGAGTGTGCGCGACGCGCTCACCGCGATCGAGCGCGAGGGCCGCACGCGCGTCGAGCGTCTGCCGGAGCTCCTCGGCCTCGCGCTCTATTCCGAGCTCGAGGACGCTTCCGCGCTGCGGCCGCGCACCGCCGACGCCGACGCGGAAGCGGCGCTGTTCACTTTGAACGAACAGGAGCTCGCAGCGCTGTCGAGCCGGCCGATCTGGCGCGCCAAGCGCGCCTTCGACATCGGCCTCGCGAGCGCGCTGCTCGCCGTCTGCGCGCCGGTGATGGCGCTGGTCGGCGTGGCGGTCGCCTTCGACATCGGCCTTCCCGTCACCTTCTGGCAGCGGCGGCCGGGCCTCGGCGGACGCGCGTTCGAGCTGCGCAAGTTCCGCACCATGCGGCCGGCCTTCGACTCCGATGGAAGCCGCATGACCGACGACGCACGGCTTTCGGGGCTCGGTCAGCTGCTGAGACGCACGCGCCTCGACGAGCTGCCGCAGCTCCTGAACATTCTGCGCGGCGAGATGTCCTTCGTAGGCCCGCGGCCGCTGCTGCCGCGCGATCAGCCCGTCGAATGTCGAGGCCGGCTCCTGGTGCGGCCGGGCCTCACCGGATGGGCGCAAGTCAAGGGCGGACGTGAAATCTCGATCGCGGACAAAACGGCGCTCGACCTCTGGTACGTGCGCCACGCCTCCATGACCCTCGACGCGCTGATCCTGCTCCAGACGGCACGCATCGTGATCTTCGGCGAACGCATCGACCAGCGAGCGGTCACCGGAGCCTGGAAGGAGCTCGGCGAGCGCGCGGCGAGACGCGCCGGCGCGCCGGAGCCCGCGCTCGCCGGCGACGCGCCTCACGCCCGACGCGACGATGCGGCCTGA